Sequence from the Suncus etruscus isolate mSunEtr1 chromosome 1, mSunEtr1.pri.cur, whole genome shotgun sequence genome:
gttttgttttgttttgttttttggtttctggggccacaccagtaGTGCGCATGGCTTAcacctggccctgagctcaggaattattcctggcaggctcagggcaccatttgggatgccgggaatcgaacccaggtcggcctcatgctaggcaaacgccctccctgctggacTGTAGCTCTGGCCCCGGACTTGGCCTGGGTTCCGGTGCACTTTCAGGGGGCTGCCCCGCCACTCTTCTGATGCTGGGGGGGATGCAATTTGGAGGGGGGTCAGCTGCACTTCAACCCGTACAAGGCCAGGCAGATGCGCAGGGTGGGGGGCAGTGCTGAGATGGTGGGCCTGGACCAGCGTGAGGAGGGCAGCTTGTATTTAAAATGAAGGTCCTCAGTGTCCTGTGCAGGATACTAGGGCTGTGTCCACTGGGTGCCTGGGGCCCACGGGGGAGCATGAAGGACGCGCCCCTCccttctgagcatggagacacCCCAGATCTGGCTTCTAGAAGCCTCTGCAGACTCGGTGTCCCCAAGAGGAGAAGCCCCAGGATGACCCTGAGTGTCCCTTAAAGCCCCTGCCATTATGACGACGACTCTGCAGCTCCCCCTGCAGGGCAGAGGCCGCATACACCCGCCAGTCCCCAGGGGTTCCCGAGGGCCAGCCCTACCCAGTTACAGGTGCAGGAGAAAAACCTGGCCAAGAGCCTCCACTCTGCTTGTCCCTGAACCCCGCTCACGGGGACCCCCTCACTACGAGGGCACCCAACTCAACAGAGACCCATATGGCCCGGCTGAGGGGCAGGCAGGTGCCCCTGGTCCTGCCTCATGTGAGTCTGTTCAGTCCGAGGCCCCCACACCTGCTGCTGCAGCCTTGTGGGCCCAGAACCTGGGCAGAAAGGAAGGACCGGGGGTACACCCACAGGCACTGCCCGTTCAATCCCACGCTCTGCACACTCATCTGTGAGCAAGCTGCCCCCTCCCTGTACACTCCCTTCCGGCACACACACCCACACGCACTCCCGCATCCCTGCCTGTACACCCTCACCCTGCCTGCCCAACCTCATGTCTGCCCACACACCCACATCCCTGCCTGCACTCTCCCCAGTAATGCCTCTAACTGTCTGTGGGAAGGTCATACCGCCCTCTCAGGTCTCAGCTGCTTGGAAGGACAAGCTGGGTGGCCCCCGAGTCCTTGCTCCCCACCCCCCAATGTGTCCACTGCCTCAACCAGGTCGGTCATTCGCCTTCAGACAGCCTCTAGCGTCTCACTGCAGAGGTCACTACACACACACCCAGCCCTGTCTGCCCCACGGTCTGGTCCCACTTCTCTCACAGCTCCAGACTTCCTCTCGCAGTGGGGCCCCTCAGGTAGCCACAGCCTCTCTGCCGGGCCCTCCGCAGCCCCTGACCGCCCCTCATCCCCATCCTGCAGGAGATGTGCTATTCCAGATGGCCGAGGTTCACCGGCAGATTCAGAACCAGCTGGAAGAGATGGTGAGCTGGTGTGGAGGCCGGGGGCCAGGGGGGAGTAGGGTCGACCGGGGAAGGGGTGCTCACAGCTTCTGTGGGAACCGAGCCTTCAGCTGTGTCTTCTCCCCCGCCTGCAGCTGAAGTCGTTCCACGCAGAGCTGCTCACACAGCTGGAGCAGAAGGTGGAGCTGGACTCCAGGTACCTGAGTGTAAGTACCAGCCTTGGGCCTGAGTGTGAGTACTCGGGCCAGTACCTCATTGGGAGGACCAGGCCCGTGCCTGAGTAAGTGCCCAGCACGAATACCTAAGCATGAGTACCAACCCATCCTTTCCAGCTTCCCAGGTTGTGCCGTGTGTGCCCAGCCAGACACAGGGGACCCTGACCCCCtaaactcctggtgggctcagctTTTCCTGGGTAGACACCCAGGGCATGGGGAGGGGCTGCCGCACCAGTGGGGGTGGGCTCCACACAGGGTCCTAAGACTCAAGTTTTCAAACTCCAGGCTGCGCTGAAGAAGTACCAGACGGAGCAGAGGGGCAAAGGCGACGCCCTGGACAAGTGCCAAGCCGAGCTGAAGAAGCTGCGGAAGAAGAGCCAAGGGAGCAAGAACCCACAGAAGTACTCGGACAAGGAGCTTCAGGTGGGCACGGGTGGGGACCCTGGAGGGGCGGCAGTGGGCGGGGCTCCCTCCCCTCATCGTGTCCCCCAGAAGTGCCCACCCCTGCGTCTCCCCCGGCCATGTTCCGCCGGTCTTCCCGGCCCTGACTACCCGGTGCCCAGCACTGGGCAGTGAGGCTGGACTGTCCCTTTGTCCTCACAGCTCACCTGGCCGGGAGCCCAGGCTGGGCTCTGCTTGGAGTTGTGGGAACAGGCAGTGAAGGGGATCCCCGAGTTTGGAGCAGTGCCTCACTGGCGCTGCAGGGCGGGTAGGGGGGGAGTCCtggaggagtgatccctgagcacagtggagcagggggaggacatggctccctaataaaagcacaaacaaaacaagagggAGCCGGAAGCACTGTGTGCCAGCTGAGCCCAGCCTCTGCCCTTCTGCCCCCCAACTTCCATGGCCAGGCCACGAGCTCTGCCTGGATGCAGCTGCGGACCCTTGGAGGGGTTCTCCCAGCCCTCCAGCCCCTGCCAGGCCATCATCCTGCACCACCAGGACAGCCATGCTGCCAGACTCTCCCAGGGGTCCTGGTGTAGGGCTATGGGCGGCTGGGCTTCCGGTCGCTGCAGACCCGCCCAGCACTACCCGAGCCCCCTTGGGCTGGGCTAGCTGATCCCCAGCAGATTCGGAGTGAATCTGTCTACCCTGCCTTGGCCTGTGGGCACCCTTCCCCGTGTTTGGTGGGTGCGTTGGCACAACCCAACAGGACGCTCGGCCACTGCCTGCACTGAGCCCAGAGCTCTTGGCCCGAGATATGCCTGCTGGGGACAATGGTGTACAGCTAAGGATGGAGCAGAGTCAGGGCCGTGGCAGGTCAGGGGCACAGTCCCTGAGGGAGCCCCACCCAAGCCTGTGCTGGCAGTGGGTGGAAAGAGGTGAAAGCCTCCTTTGGACAGGCCACACgtggggctcaggaatcactcctggcaggcttggggggtaacttacgggataccagggatcgaactcgggtccgttgggtgcaaggtaaacgcccttccggctatgctatctctctggccctgaaagaggaagtttcttttttttttttttggtttttggattttgggtcatgtctggcagtgctcagaaaccacccctggcaggcacaggggaccatatgggatgccgggatttgaaccaccatccttctggatgtaaggcaattgccctacctccaggctatctctccagccccgagaggaAGAGTTTCTATTTAAAGGGCCATGGAATTAATGCAGGGTCCTAGTCACCATAATCCGATCTCAGGGGTGCTTGCACACCCTGTGACCCCCTGGAAAGACCCCCGCTCTAGGCTCAGCACCTGCCTCCTTGTCCCCCAGCCCAGACACAGGCCCATAGGCTATCCCAGGCCTCTTTCCCAACCAGCCCCCCCCGAATATACCCTCTGCCCGCTGGGTATGAGGGGCCTCCCCACCATGCAAACTGATCCAGTGGACTCCAGGAAGGAAGGGGCAGCAGGTGTGGGCCTTCAACAGTGCTCCTGCTGTGCCCTCATCCCTTCGCCTCACGCCGGGGTCCCCCTTGCTCCTGTGTGGGAGCCCCTGTGTGTTCTTGAGCTGCAGGGTTTGGGGGCTGCGTGGGGCTCCAAGGGTGCTGCTGAGCTGAGCCTGGTGTCTCTAGAAGGCCCCCCCCTGCTCTGAGTCACACAGCCTCACTCTCCGGCACTTTTGTCTTCTCGGATTCCAGGCTCTCAGCCCAGGATGACTAAGTGGGTCTTGAATGCTTCCAGCTGGGGTTTCTATAGTGCCTGTCTCCATAGCACCGGCCCAGTGCCGAGCTGAGAGACTGGGGGGCAGGACCTGGAGGGACCCACAGGGCACCACCCTGCCCGACCAGCCCCTAGCCCATATGCCTCTCCGGGGTGCGGCTCTGCCCGTGGGCAGAATCCTGGCGGCCATGTGTTCCAGCCACACCATGCTGTGCTGTGTGGAGTTGTGCAGACACGACCCCCAGCTGGGCTTCCCGATTGCTAGTGACCATCCCAGGAAGGAGCCCCATCCCCTGTGGACCCTGCAGTCCCTGCTTTTCTGTTGTGGAgctttttctctgcttttttttcttttttttttttttcccttttttgggccacacccagctgtgctcaagactcaATCTTGACCCTGCACTCGAAAATCACTCCTGAAGTGTTGTGGGGGACGCAATGGGGTACTGGGAGTTTAACCCCGGTTGGCTGTcatgtccaaggcaaacgccctcccgctgtgctatatgGCTCTAGCATAGCaagccttttttgttgttggttttttggggggagggcaatactcagcagtgcacagggctcctcttggctctgagctcagggattacttctgatagtgcttagggaaaccctatggggtgctggggaggacCCCAGGTATATGGTGAGtgaggccagtgccctcccctctgtactgtgGTTCcccccttcctcttccccttccccaaTGCTTGTCCCTGGAACAGCTGGAAACCTTAGACACCAGCCTGTCCCCGGCCTCCCCGAATAAACCAGCCAGCTAACCAGGCCAGCACCGCGCGCCCCACACACCCTCTGGGGTCTCTCCACCCCAGGGAGACTTTCCTGCGGCCTAAAAACCCAGAAACATGCGCGGCTGGATGGCTGGAAGGAGCTGTCCTGGCCAGGGGGCCCTGGGGGCCCGTGTCCCGGATACACACAGTCCTGCGCTGACCTGTGCCAACCGCTGCCGTCCATCCCGAAGGGAACTAGGGCTCGCATACCTACACACCCCCGCCCAGACCGGAGTCGGGTGCCAGGCCAGATCGTGCAGTGGGAGGGGAGATGGGGTTTTCCTGGGGTTGACCCCATCTGTCCTGCTAGACCTGTCTTGGACTTCCCTCAGGCTGGGCTCAGAGGGCCAGTGTGTGGGCCAGGCCAGTGTGTGCGTGTTGTGTGTCTTGTATCCCAGCGTGCAGGTGTCCTTGTCTGCACGTGTCTTCTCTGTGTGTACACGTGTTTTGTGTGCAGGGTGTGCAAGGTGCCTGTGTGAGGAGCTGTGGGGCAGCCACCAAGCAGTGCAGGTCTACTGCTGATGTAGTTTGACTGGGAGACTGCAGTACTCATTTGCACCCCAGTCCTTCAATATGCGCTCCCGGGGTGACTGCACAGGAGTCTGGGCCCCTagtggcatggggggggggggcgctttGGCTGCAGGAGCGGCAGTTGGGGGAGGGCCGTCCAGATTCAGGGCACCCCGGGACTCCTCCCTGGGCCTGCCCCCTCGGCTCTGAGTTTGGGGCCCGGCTGGCCCCACCCTCGGCGTGCGTCCCGCGCCCCCGGCCTTGCCTGCCGCGGAGGGGAGGCGGTCGGAACAGCCCGTCCGGGCCCTTCCTGCCGCCCACCGCGCTGACTCAGCCGGCGGAGGAGTCGGCCACCGCGCGGCCCCAGCTGGAGGCAGAAGCAGCGCCTGCCAGGCCGGCGAGGGTGGGGCGCGAGGGTGGGCTTGTGCCCCCGAGCCCCCCGAGCCTGAACCCCGTAGGCGTCTGGGGAGTCGCCGGCCTGCAGAGCCTGCGGAGTAGGCGCGGGGGCGGGCCCGACACACCCGATTGGTCAGTTTCAGGGGCGGGGCGGTTGTGGCTAAGACATGCTATTGGTCAGGCCGGGACAGGCGCGTAACCGGCACATCCTATTGGTCAACTTCGGGGGCGGAGTCGGCCGGGACGGACATTTTATTGGTCACTTTAGGGGCGGGGCCGGCGCGGAGCCGACACATCCTATTGGTCAGGCCCTGTCCTCCGTGTGGGCGTGGTCAGAGTTCTATCCGCCCTGTGGGCTTGGCATGGACTCCTCTCGGCGCCTTGGCTGCCCAGTTTGCTGGTCCCGTTCTGCTACTGCTGGGAGCCCCCAAGTCGCCTtgtccttccatcttccttcgaTCTTGGTCCTCTCAAACCCAGGCTGGACCCCTGGGTGCCCCGCATACTAGTAGTTCCCGGATTGGGGTGGCCTGGGCCAGCATGGGCAGGCGCTGAAGCCCCCCCACAGCAAGGTCCAAGCACCCAGGTTGCCCCTTCACGCCCAGGGCTCCGTGGTGGGCTCGTGGGAGCCGCAGGTGGAGGTGCAGGTGCACTTGGGCCGGTTTGCTATCTGCAGAGCCCTTCCCCATGACCCACTCCTCTGGCCTTGCACCCACACATGTGGCATCTGCCCTGCAGAGCCAGTGGGACCCCAGATGGTTAGGACCGCACCAAGCCGACCCCCCAGAGGCTCCTGCAGCACTCCTCTGGCCCTCTCCACGGGAAGAGGCCCATCCACCCTCAATGAAACAGCCCTGTGCCATCCGGAATGGATGGATGGAGCACGAAGTTCGCTGAGTGGTGAGCGGGTTCTGTCCCCACTGACCCTGCCTTCTGTCCCCAGTACATTGACGCCATCAGCAGCAAGCAGGGGGAGCTGGAGGGCTACGTGTCAGACGGGTACAAGACGGCCCTGACAGAGGAGCGCCGGCGCTTCTGTTTCCTGGTGGAGAAGCAGTGTGCTGTGGCCAAGAACTCGGCCGCCTACCACTCCAAGGTGCGTGAGCCTCGTCAATGGGGCCTCTTGGGGTCAGGGGTCGGTGAGGTCAAAGCCTGCTGTGCCCGGCACCCAGCTGTGTGACCCATCCATGACTCTGGCTCCTTTTTCCTCCCAGTGACCCCACAACCCACACACGTGGACTCCAGAATGGTGTGCCCCTGACCCTCACCTTGTGTCTCCCTCGACTACAGGGCAAGGAGCTGCTGGCCCAGAAGCTGCCGCTGTGGCAACAGGCCTGTGCGGACCCCAATAAGATCCCAGACCGAGCCACACAGCTGATGCAGCACATGTCCGGGAGCAACGGCTCCATCCTGCCCAGCTCCCTGTCTGCCTCCAAGTCCAACCTACTCATCTCAGACCCCATCCCAGGGGCCAAGCCCCTGCCCGTGCCACCTGAGCTTGCCCCGTTTGTAGGGGTGAGTTCTGGACCTCTGGAAGGCCAGCTGCGGGGATACTACTGTGCTGGGGCCCCAGCCAGGCTGACCCCTGCATGTCTCTCTGGACAGCGCCTGTCTGCCCAGGATAATGCGCCCACCATGAACGGCGTCTCGGGCCCTGATGCCGAGGACTACAGTCCTTGGAGCGAGCGCAAGGCTGCTTCCAAGGCCTCAGGCTCTGGACAGTCCCAGGGCAAGCTGAGCGACTCCTATTCCAACACACTGCCCGTGCGCAAGAGCGTGACCCCGAAAAACAGCTATGCCACCAGTAAGGCCTGGCCCCAGCACGCCCCTAAACCCATGGGAATgactgagtggggtgggggtagggatCGGAGTGTTGTGTGGGGAAGCGTGTGCATGATCACATGTGCACATGCCTGTGTTTTTGGTCCAGACCTGTTTGCGTGTTCGCACAggtatgcatgtgtgtacatatgtCTGCATGTGTATCTGATACATGCTtatgtgtgtgtgctgtgtaTGCTTTGGGGAACCATCAAGCCTCTTGCAGGACCAGCACAGTGGGCTTTGCATAGCAGGGCTGGGAGCTGGATCTGTGAGTGTGCGTCTCTCACTCCGTGCCTGCCTGTGTTGGGGACACACCCTGCAGGAGGGGAGGGGGACACTCCCTGGCCTGGTGTTCCCCTGGCTAGCGTCACCCTTCCTGTGTCTCCACAGCAGAGAACAAGACACTACCACGCTCTAGCTCCATGGCGGCTGGGCTGGAGCGCAACGGGCGCACGCGGGTCAAGGCCATCTTCTCGCACGCGGCGGGTGACAACGGGACACTGCTCAGCTTCAAGGAGGGCGACCTCATCACGCTGCTGGTGCCTGAAGCACGAGACGGCTGGCACTACGGCGAGAGCGAGAAGACCAAAATGTGAGCCCGCCCTGCCCCTCCACCCGCCACCATGCGACAGACAGCCTAACCCTAACCACAGACAGCCGGACTACCTGGACGTTAACCAAGCTCTCTGGGGTTGCACAGGGCTCAGTGTCCCGGGGGGCTGGGTTGGGCAGTGCTGGCTAGCAACTCACCAGGTCCCCCTTGCAGGCGGGGCTGGTTCCCCTTCTCCTACACACGGGTCCTGGATGGCGACGGCAGCGACCGGATGCATATGAGGTGAGCAAGCACTGAGGGCACAGAGGCTTCAGCCTGTGTCTGCGGCTGGTGCTAAGGAGGCCCTGACTGAAGTGCTAAAGGAAGCACAGTTGGCTAGGAGGGACCTGGGGCAGCCAGGGTACAAGGACTGGGTCCTGGACTAACCATTGGCTGGGGGTATGGGGCACCTCTGAATATgtcccaggagcactcagggtgTGTGCCTCTAAGCATTGTCCTGGGAACAGCAGGGGATGTGTGGCATATCCGAGCACTGTCTCAGAAGCAGCAGGGTTATAGAGCATGTCTGAGCACTGTCTCGGGAGTAGCTGGGTGGGTGAGGCCCCCTCTGAGCACTGTCTCAGAGCAGCGAGGATATGTgcttcctctgagcactgtccgCAGAATAGTCGGGATCTAGGGTGTACCTGAGCACTGTCCCAGGAGCAGTGGTGGGtaggtggcccctgagcactattctGGGAGCAGTGACTGGTGTGGCCCCTCTAAGTGCCGCCCCTCAGTCTGCAGCAGGGCAAGAGCAGCAGCACTGGGAACCTTCTGGACAAGGACGACCTGGCACTACCACCCCCTGACTATGGCTCGTCCGCACGCGCCTTCCCCACCCAGAGTGCTGGCACCTTCAAGCAGCGGCCCTACAGCGTGGCAGTGCCCGCCTTCGCACAGGTAGGCTGCGCCTGTAGCCAGCAGGGTTGGAGCACCCATTTTGCCCCAGGTCTCGGTACCCCGTAGGGTCCCCCACGCCCCCCCAGGAGCAGAGAGCTGAAAGTCAGTtccgagcactgttgggtgtggtcaaaaactaGAAAGAGAAAAGCCTGAGCTTGAGCTTGGGCTGGACCATGTGAGCCTCGGAGGGAGGATCCCCAGCAGGACTCCCCATGGGGGTCTGTCCACAACCCGGCCCCCCCAAAGGGATTTCTTGGGACGCAGCTCCTCTTTGGCCCTCTGGGGACCTGAGTTCAAGGCCTGGATGCCTGCCCTCACGTTCTCCGTGGATCCAGGGGCCTCTGCTCCAGGTCCCTGACAGCAACTCAGGCCTCTGCAGGAGGCTGCTTGGTGTggtgttcccccccccaccctcaGCTGCACTACCCACCGCGGCCCTTTCCTTACATGTGCCCCATAACATGTCACCCCATGACACATCCCCCTCTGACACATCCCCTTTTTCCCAGGGGCTGGATGACTACGGGGCGCGGGCAGTGAGCAGGTAAGAGGCGCCGGCTCTCCGTGGGAGTGGTGGGCTGGGGGTGCTTTCAGGGGTCCCAGCCAGCCTAGGTAGGGCATATGGCCTGGATGACGATCACCTGCAGGAAGGGGACATGACACAACAAGTGGCTCGTGTCCTTACTGGAGCCAGGATTGAGCTTCCCAGCCTCTCTGGGGTCCCTGCTTTCCCAGGGCCCCCTGGCTTCCAGGTCTGCCTCAATCAGATACTGCTTCCCTAGATCCAGCCCAGATGGGAGCAGGCGGTGGTTGTAGGGTGTGTCTTGTGTCAGGGTGGGGGGCGTTGTAGGCCTTCGGGGCCGCGGCCAAGCTTCCTGTGCTCTGTCCACAGCGGCAGCGGCACGCTGGTGTCCACGGTGTGAGCCCACAGGCTCTGCTGCCGGAAGAGCTGcacccctccctgcctccctgctcCCTGCTTTGGTCTCAGCACCCCACCCCCCACTGCCTTGCCCTCTGCCTTTTGGTTGGTGACCCCAGACTCTGGGATCCACCAGGGTCCATGGTGCTGccccactctgccccccccccgccAGGCCGGGCCCACCTCTGCCCCCCGCCTGTGTGCCAGGACCGCTGACCCTTCGCCATGGCTCGCTGCGAGCCCGGCCTAGagtttgaatatataaaaaaagaaaaaaatcttaaaaataagacaaaacagacaaaaaaaaaaaacaaaacaccctccAAACCCAGGAAAAAGCCTTTTCCTGCCCCTGCCCTGCATGGCCCACTCGGCGCCCGGCGCCTCCCGAGGAAGCTGCTCTGGGGACGGAGGCCGCCGTGCCCAGCCCGATGCCCGCTCAGGGTGGGCCGGCCGGGGGGCATCATTGCCCGCCACACACGGACATTCCAAAGACTCGGACTCCCCCTCCCGGGTTCTGGGAAATGGTTCCCGAGCCAGACTCCCGGGACCCAGCCGGGGTGCACACCAGGCGCAGCCCCGTCTCTCCGTCTGTCTGTCCCGGTGGCTTCAGAAATAGGCACACGGGGCCCCAGGCTACTGGCTCAGCCTCGCCGCCCGCTGAGCCTGCCCGGGCCCTCCGCAGACAGGCCTCATTTTCTACTGACGAGTGACCCGGCTAGCACAACCCCTAGGGGGTGTGGTTCTGCTCAGACATAGTCCAGGGGGGCCGCACCCGGTGGCTGAATGTAGACCCGCCCTGCAAACCTCGGACAAAGGCGCCAAGTGCCCGACtcactcctctctcctctcctttttttaaaaaacaaaaaatcggAATTGTGCCCTGTTCTGCCATTGTttgaataaaagttttatttattgcaTTGAGCTGGGTGTGGCGCCTCCTTCCGGCTCTGCGGCCTGCCCCAGCCCCCATTGCTGGCACCCGCAGCCCACCCCAGCCGCCCGGCCTCCACCAACGCCCGTTTCTCCTTGCAGCCCGGAAGTGGAAGTGGCGCGATTCTGAGCCGCCAGCCCACATAGAGTAGTAAGTGTCACTGGCCCAGTGCTGGGCCTGCTCCCCCTCTCCTGGGCGCTGGGGCTTCCTCCTGCCTGGAGCTCTTGGGTCTGCGGCCCCTGTACTGCTGGGCGGAGCCTCTGGGCCTGTCTGGGTCTCGGCTGCCTCTGCTGGGTGCTTTGGGCTGCATTCAGGGGGGACCTGGTGATGGTTCCTGGTCTGTCCTCTGACAGGCGTCACAGCCCCAGAGCTGCGGCTCTGACCAGCTCCCCACGTGCCCTGATGTGGCCCTTGTCACCAGACCAAGCTCACAGCGGGTGACCGCACCAGCATCTGCCCGCTAGGGCCCTGGGCCTGCTCAGGCAGGGGCTGCTGGCTCTCTTTGCAAGATTCAGACACTAGCTAGTGGGCTGCAGTAGGCTGGGTTTTAGGGTTCTCACCAGGCAGAGCTCGGTGGGTTACACCTGCTGGGGCCTCAGACTCAAGTGATACTGGGTATTAGGTCCGTCTTCTGGTGCATGGGCCCCCTTTCTCAGGAGGATGGCGACCACTTTGCCCTGGGGGACAGTCCCCAGTGCCATTGTCACGCCGGGCCCTGGCTGATCCTGCTGGAGACAGCGGGGGTGCACCCTGAGCAATCGCCAGGCAAACGCTGCTGAAACTCTTACTTGACCTGGGCACACTGGACCCTCAGGAGCTGCTGCCGCACAGGCAGGATGGTGCCAGGGAGACAGGGCGAGACCCCACCCCTTGTGCTTAGACCACGCTGTGGGCATGTGGCAGCAGGTGAGGGCAGGGGCTGCCTGCCAGGGCCACCCACTACGGTCTGCCTGGCTGCTGGGCAAAGTCCCCTGAAGTCGGGTGCCCCACGCTCCCTGGAAGAGGACGGGTGTGAACCAAGGCTCTGAAGACAGAACACGCATCACATCCAAGAAGAGAACATTCTGGAAAAGCGGACTCGAAGCCAGCATTACTCGTTTCCCTGGACAGACAGCTGGACACACCCAGGCTCACACACTGTGCTCAGAAGCACCCTCTACACCAGCAGCGATGCCAAAGTCGCAATAATTCTACAACTGCACCAACTCATGGGAGTGGCCGCCGGCGAGGCCAAATAAGCGTGGGTGTCCGGGGCTGTGAGTGCCAGGGTGGACCTCTGGGGTCCTGCTACTTGTAGCCCCTGGTCATCACCATGGGGCTGTGGCCCATATGCCACCAGCCGAATCCTCTGGGTCCTTCCAGGCCACTGCTTGGGAACCCTGAGTCCTGGCCCCCACCAGGGGCGTGGGCGTGGTCAGGGAGGAACCTCCCTCGAGGGGTGTGGCCAGAGAGCTTCTGTGTGGTGTGATTGGAGAGGTGCCTCCTTGGGGCGTGGTCATGGAGGGACCTCCCCCGGGGGCCTGGCCAGGGAGGAGTTTTCTGGGAGGTGTATGTTTGGAGAGCTCTGAGGGGCGTGGTCTTGGAGGCTCCTTCCCACGGGGCGTGGTCAGAGGCGCCTCCTAGCCTTGCCTCCTGTGTGCCCGTGTGCGTGGTCACCATTGGTGGACGTGCGTTTGGCAGAAGTGTCGCCTCCTGGCACGAGTGCCCACTCCCCTCGCCCACCTCCTGCTGCCAAGGACGGATTCTGCCCAAGGGCCTTGTGCGCCCATCTCTAGATCTCAGTGTCTGGCCCTGTCCCAAGCCAGCTCTCAGGCCGCCTCCCCCGGCTTCATAAACCTTCTGGAAGCCAGCAGGCACTGTGCAGATTTTGGTTCTGAGAAGGGGGAGTTCCCTGCTCAAGGTCTTTGGCCAAGTCTTCCCCCCCccgttttttctttgttttgggggccacacccggtgacactcgggggttactcctggctatgaactcagaaatcgctcctggcttgggggaccatatgggactcgggggatagaacccaggaccgtcctgggtcagctgcgtgcacaGGCAACCGCCCTCCCGCTACGCTATCGCGTCGGCCCCGAAGCCCCTTTGTTGTGAGCTGCAGGAGAGTTGTGGCGGGGGAGGACCAAGGTCAGGCCCAGGCCTCCCTGGCAGTAGCCTACTGGCCCTGCTGCCCACCGTGGTGGGCATGAGCTGCCCTCCACCCTGCTCCACCCGAGCTGAGCTCAGAAAGGGCGTCACAGCCCGCGCCTCTGGGGCCCTGCTCGCACGTGTGAG
This genomic interval carries:
- the BAIAP2 gene encoding brain-specific angiogenesis inhibitor 1-associated protein 2 isoform X2 codes for the protein MSLSRSEEMHRLTENVYKTIMEQFNPSLRNFIAMGKNYEKALAGVTYAAKGYFDALVKMGELASESQGSKELGDVLFQMAEVHRQIQNQLEEMLKSFHAELLTQLEQKVELDSRYLSAALKKYQTEQRGKGDALDKCQAELKKLRKKSQGSKNPQKYSDKELQYIDAISSKQGELEGYVSDGYKTALTEERRRFCFLVEKQCAVAKNSAAYHSKGKELLAQKLPLWQQACADPNKIPDRATQLMQHMSGSNGSILPSSLSASKSNLLISDPIPGAKPLPVPPELAPFVGRLSAQDNAPTMNGVSGPDAEDYSPWSERKAASKASGSGQSQGKLSDSYSNTLPVRKSVTPKNSYATKNKTLPRSSSMAAGLERNGRTRVKAIFSHAAGDNGTLLSFKEGDLITLLVPEARDGWHYGESEKTKMRGWFPFSYTRVLDGDGSDRMHMSLQQGKSSSTGNLLDKDDLALPPPDYGSSARAFPTQSAGTFKQRPYSVAVPAFAQGLDDYGARAVSRNPFAHVQLKPTVTNDRSAPLLS